Proteins encoded in a region of the Dorea longicatena genome:
- a CDS encoding NCS2 family permease: protein MLEKLFKLRENGTDAKTEVMAGITTFMTMAYILAVNPSILSATGMDSGAIFTSTALAAMIGTFLMAFFANYPFALAPGMGLNAYFAYTVVLGMGYKWEVALTAVFVEGIVFIVLSLTNIREAIFNAIPKNLKSAVSVGIGLFIAFIGLQNANIVVGGSTLLQLFSIDGYNSAKGVEASMSNVGITVILALIGVGITGILVIKNVKGNILWGILITWILGIICQMAGIYVANPEIGFYSLLPDFSKGFTIPSIMPVFGKLDFSGIFSLNFIVVIFAFLFVDMFDTIGTLIGVSTKAGMLDEEGRLPNIKGALMADAVATTVGAVLGTTTTTTFVESASGVSEGGRTGLTSATTAILFGLSLFLSPIFLAIPSFATAPALIVVGFYMLTNVTHIDFDDFSEALPCYICILAMPFFYSISEGISMGVISYVILNLMTGKAKEKKISALMYVLTVLFILKYVFL, encoded by the coding sequence ATGTTGGAAAAATTATTTAAGCTTCGTGAGAACGGAACCGATGCCAAAACAGAGGTTATGGCAGGTATCACTACGTTCATGACTATGGCGTACATACTTGCAGTCAATCCGAGTATCCTGTCTGCAACAGGGATGGATTCCGGTGCAATCTTTACATCGACAGCGCTGGCTGCAATGATCGGTACATTCTTGATGGCGTTCTTCGCCAATTACCCGTTCGCACTGGCACCTGGAATGGGACTGAATGCATACTTTGCCTATACTGTTGTTCTTGGAATGGGTTATAAGTGGGAAGTTGCATTAACGGCAGTATTTGTAGAAGGTATCGTTTTCATCGTACTTTCACTTACGAATATCCGTGAGGCAATCTTCAATGCAATTCCGAAGAATCTGAAGTCGGCAGTAAGTGTCGGTATCGGATTATTCATTGCATTTATCGGACTTCAGAATGCGAATATCGTAGTAGGAGGTTCTACACTTCTGCAGTTATTCTCCATTGATGGATATAACAGTGCCAAAGGTGTGGAAGCTTCTATGAGTAACGTAGGAATCACGGTCATTCTTGCATTGATCGGTGTGGGAATTACAGGAATTCTGGTAATAAAGAATGTAAAGGGAAATATCTTATGGGGAATCCTGATTACATGGATTCTTGGAATCATCTGTCAGATGGCGGGTATCTATGTAGCGAATCCAGAAATTGGATTTTACAGCCTGCTTCCGGATTTCAGCAAGGGATTCACAATTCCAAGCATCATGCCGGTATTTGGAAAGCTTGACTTCAGCGGAATATTCTCTTTGAACTTTATCGTTGTCATCTTTGCATTCTTATTTGTAGATATGTTTGATACGATCGGAACACTGATCGGTGTGTCTACAAAGGCAGGTATGTTAGATGAGGAGGGACGTCTTCCGAATATCAAAGGTGCGCTGATGGCAGATGCGGTTGCAACAACCGTTGGAGCAGTGCTTGGAACAACAACGACTACGACATTTGTAGAGAGTGCATCCGGTGTATCCGAAGGAGGAAGAACGGGACTGACTTCTGCAACGACAGCTATTTTATTCGGCCTGTCACTGTTCCTGTCACCAATCTTCCTTGCAATTCCTTCATTTGCAACAGCACCGGCCCTGATCGTGGTTGGATTCTACATGCTGACAAATGTGACACACATTGATTTTGATGATTTTTCAGAGGCATTGCCATGCTACATCTGTATTCTGGCTATGCCATTCTTCTACAGCATTTCAGAAGGTATCTCTATGGGAGTTATCTCTTATGTGATCCTGAATCTGATGACTGGAAAAGCAAAAGAAAAGAAGATCAGCGCATTAATGTATGTACTTACGGTATTATTCATATTGAAATATGTCTTTCTGTAA
- a CDS encoding SseB family protein yields MSVDKNSVLKKLRESDAIYVLMSDCTRMPFVVCDPETYDDEVFVFFSEEDAMRGGQEFLKANNPLKIFNIEKKYLLPFYSSLFPIGVNCMVIGKGTEEEIAIQLGELVRRPEQKPGEEPIENPELQITAMYFMQKVRSQKELKLTDETKELQEELMAHYQRGRYITAISEDKKMPILNKDDGQVLMPIFTDVQEFLKFQNENRDMKYTMGVVEAARIPEAMGPEVTGVVVNPFGIDLQLNVSRPQK; encoded by the coding sequence ATGAGTGTAGACAAAAACAGCGTTTTAAAAAAGTTACGGGAATCGGATGCCATCTATGTATTGATGTCTGATTGTACAAGAATGCCTTTTGTGGTATGTGATCCGGAGACGTATGATGATGAAGTGTTTGTATTCTTTTCAGAAGAAGATGCAATGCGCGGAGGACAGGAATTCCTGAAGGCGAATAATCCGTTAAAAATTTTTAATATTGAAAAAAAATACCTGCTTCCTTTCTATAGCAGTTTATTCCCAATCGGGGTGAACTGTATGGTAATCGGTAAAGGAACAGAAGAAGAGATTGCGATTCAGTTAGGGGAACTGGTTAGAAGACCGGAACAGAAGCCGGGCGAAGAACCGATTGAGAATCCGGAACTTCAGATTACTGCAATGTATTTTATGCAGAAGGTAAGAAGCCAGAAAGAATTAAAACTCACGGATGAAACAAAGGAACTGCAGGAAGAACTGATGGCACATTATCAGAGGGGCAGATATATCACGGCAATCAGTGAAGATAAAAAAATGCCGATTTTGAATAAAGATGACGGACAGGTACTGATGCCGATCTTTACAGACGTTCAGGAATTCCTGAAATTCCAGAATGAGAACAGAGATATGAAGTATACAATGGGAGTTGTCGAAGCAGCCAGAATTCCGGAAGCAATGGGCCCGGAAGTTACGGGAGTTGTGGTTAATCCATTTGGAATTGATCTTCAGCTGAATGTTTCAAGACCACAGAAATAA
- the ptsP gene encoding phosphoenolpyruvate--protein phosphotransferase — protein MITLTGKKISEGIAIGKLSFYKRDTKEIRRIYVKDVEKEVMRFQKARQKALQELRDLYDSASKEVGEANAAIFEMQQMILEDQEIIRQITNIIVEHKLNAEYAVKNAVENVLASAAKSNKSYVQGHEADIKDVSTRVLRILARAWKDKMLTDEPFILAAGELYPSEAVKLDKSKILGFVTRYGTINSHTAVLARTKGIPSVIGLGESLKKEYEGKTIIIDGFEGKVYIEPDYTTISKMKQRQDENHTQVQSLERLKGKENITQSGQKIDVCANIGSREDIESVLRSDAGGIGLFRSEFIYMENGPKLPTEEQQFQVYRLAAEAMGMKKVVIRTADLGGEKTAECLDLGEENNPEMGYRGIRVSLDKDEIFKTQLRAILRASAYGKMSIMFPMVTDVKEVQQAKLLLEKIKKELKDEKIPFNEEIQIGVMIETPAAVMISGELAREADFFSIGTNDLTQLTLGMDRTNSKLDHFYNPHHPALLKMIRIIANNVHLEGKTISICGDLAADLDMTEQFLQMGIDELSVAPNQVLALRKKIREIQ, from the coding sequence ATGATTACATTGACTGGGAAAAAAATATCAGAAGGAATTGCAATCGGAAAACTTTCCTTTTATAAGCGGGATACAAAAGAGATTCGCAGAATCTATGTAAAAGATGTAGAAAAAGAGGTTATGCGTTTTCAGAAAGCAAGGCAGAAAGCGTTGCAGGAACTGAGGGATCTGTATGATTCGGCTTCTAAGGAAGTAGGTGAAGCGAATGCAGCTATATTTGAGATGCAGCAGATGATCCTTGAAGATCAGGAAATCATCAGGCAGATTACAAATATTATCGTAGAGCATAAGTTGAATGCAGAGTATGCTGTAAAAAATGCGGTGGAAAATGTACTGGCAAGTGCGGCAAAAAGTAATAAAAGTTATGTACAGGGACACGAAGCAGATATTAAAGATGTGTCGACAAGGGTACTTCGGATTCTTGCAAGGGCATGGAAAGATAAGATGCTGACAGATGAACCGTTTATACTGGCAGCCGGTGAATTATATCCAAGTGAGGCAGTAAAGCTTGATAAGAGCAAGATTCTTGGGTTTGTTACCAGATACGGAACAATTAATTCTCATACGGCAGTGCTTGCAAGAACAAAAGGAATTCCATCTGTGATCGGACTGGGAGAGTCTTTAAAGAAAGAATACGAAGGCAAGACCATTATTATCGATGGTTTTGAGGGAAAAGTATATATCGAACCTGATTATACAACGATTTCAAAGATGAAACAGAGACAAGATGAGAATCATACGCAGGTACAGAGTCTGGAACGTCTGAAGGGAAAAGAAAATATTACGCAGAGCGGACAAAAAATTGATGTGTGCGCGAATATCGGAAGCAGGGAAGACATTGAAAGCGTTCTGCGCAGTGATGCGGGTGGAATCGGATTATTCAGAAGTGAATTTATTTATATGGAAAATGGTCCGAAACTTCCGACAGAAGAACAGCAGTTTCAGGTATATCGTCTGGCAGCAGAAGCGATGGGAATGAAAAAGGTTGTGATCCGTACAGCAGATCTGGGCGGTGAAAAGACAGCAGAGTGTCTGGACCTGGGAGAAGAGAATAATCCTGAGATGGGATATAGGGGAATCCGTGTGTCACTGGATAAAGACGAGATATTCAAGACGCAGTTACGTGCAATTTTACGTGCATCTGCTTATGGAAAGATGTCTATTATGTTCCCGATGGTTACAGATGTAAAAGAAGTACAGCAGGCAAAACTGCTTCTGGAAAAGATAAAAAAAGAGTTAAAAGATGAGAAGATTCCGTTTAATGAAGAAATACAGATCGGAGTTATGATTGAAACACCGGCAGCGGTTATGATAAGCGGTGAACTGGCACGGGAGGCTGATTTTTTCAGTATAGGAACGAATGATCTGACGCAGCTTACACTGGGAATGGACAGAACAAATTCTAAACTGGATCATTTTTATAATCCGCATCATCCGGCATTGCTTAAAATGATACGTATTATTGCGAATAATGTACATCTGGAGGGAAAAACAATCAGCATATGTGGTGATCTGGCAGCAGATCTGGACATGACAGAACAATTCCTGCAGATGGGAATCGATGAGTTATCCGTAGCACCAAATCAGGTACTTGCTTTAAGAAAAAAAATAAGAGAGATACAGTAA
- a CDS encoding phenylacetate--CoA ligase family protein — protein sequence MAKVALKDWKEQIRDPKIECMSRDEMTALQSERLVKQVKNVYDHVEFYRKKMDDIGIEPGDIKGIEDIGKLPFTTKEDLRANYPFGLLAVPQEKIVRVQGTSGTTGKLTLASYTQKDVDVWGECVARGLTMAGLTAEDRLHICYGYGLFTGGMGLDFGARKLGAMAIPMSAGNTKRQLMCMEDFGATAFACTPSYALYLAEAANEAGIVDKLRLKVGINGAEPWTEEMRLKIEELLNVNCFDIYGLCEITGPGVALECIHHKGMHVYEDYFYPEVLNPADHTPCADGETGELVFTTLVKEGMPLLRYKTKDLTSIDHSTCECGRTLPRISKFKGRTDDMKVIRGVNVFPTQVETALLSIGGGVAPHYMMIVDRENNLDVLTVMVEVDEKYFSDEIRKLDELKNKVAAVLKQALGVAVRVKLVEPKTIERSEGKAKRVIDNRGL from the coding sequence ATGGCAAAGGTAGCATTAAAGGACTGGAAAGAACAGATCAGAGATCCTAAGATTGAGTGCATGAGCAGGGATGAGATGACTGCACTTCAGAGTGAACGTCTGGTAAAACAGGTTAAGAATGTATATGATCACGTAGAATTTTATCGCAAGAAAATGGATGATATAGGAATCGAACCGGGAGATATCAAGGGGATTGAAGATATCGGTAAACTTCCATTTACGACAAAAGAAGATTTAAGAGCGAATTATCCATTCGGACTTCTGGCTGTTCCACAGGAAAAGATCGTCAGAGTGCAGGGAACATCAGGAACAACCGGTAAGCTGACTCTTGCTTCTTATACACAGAAAGATGTAGATGTATGGGGAGAATGTGTGGCAAGAGGACTTACGATGGCAGGACTTACTGCAGAGGATCGTCTGCATATCTGCTATGGATATGGCTTGTTTACAGGAGGAATGGGACTGGATTTCGGAGCAAGAAAGCTTGGAGCAATGGCTATTCCGATGTCAGCAGGTAATACAAAAAGACAGTTGATGTGTATGGAAGATTTTGGTGCGACTGCATTTGCATGTACTCCATCTTATGCTTTATATCTGGCAGAAGCTGCCAACGAGGCAGGCATCGTAGATAAGCTTCGGTTAAAAGTAGGAATCAATGGCGCAGAGCCATGGACAGAAGAGATGCGTCTGAAGATTGAAGAACTGTTAAATGTTAACTGTTTTGATATCTATGGATTGTGTGAGATTACAGGTCCGGGTGTTGCACTGGAATGTATCCATCATAAAGGAATGCATGTATATGAAGATTATTTCTATCCGGAAGTATTGAATCCGGCAGATCATACACCATGTGCAGACGGGGAGACAGGAGAACTTGTATTTACCACACTTGTAAAAGAAGGTATGCCGTTACTTCGTTACAAAACAAAGGATCTTACAAGTATTGATCATTCTACGTGTGAGTGTGGAAGAACGCTTCCTAGAATTTCCAAGTTCAAAGGCCGTACAGATGATATGAAGGTTATCCGCGGAGTCAACGTATTCCCGACACAGGTAGAGACAGCCCTGCTTTCTATCGGAGGCGGTGTTGCACCACATTATATGATGATCGTAGATCGTGAAAATAACCTGGATGTACTGACTGTAATGGTAGAAGTAGATGAAAAATATTTTTCAGATGAGATCCGTAAGCTGGATGAACTGAAGAACAAAGTTGCTGCAGTACTGAAACAGGCACTTGGTGTTGCAGTAAGAGTAAAACTTGTAGAGCCTAAGACAATCGAAAGAAGCGAAGGCAAGGCAAAACGTGTCATTGATAACAGAGGTTTATAA
- a CDS encoding indolepyruvate oxidoreductase subunit beta, with amino-acid sequence MATKNIMIVGVGGQGTLLTSRILGGLAITGGYDVKLSEVHGMAQRGGSVVTFVRYGEQVAEPIVEEGQADVIIAFERLEALRYAHFLKKDGALIINDWRIDPMPVVIGAAEYPEDIIETLGKDHKVYTVNATEEAKKIGNSRVFNLIVLGVAAQHMDFTKEQWYEVIEKTVPPKTIEINKKAFDVGYHL; translated from the coding sequence ATGGCAACAAAGAATATTATGATCGTCGGAGTCGGCGGACAGGGAACACTGCTTACCAGCAGAATCTTAGGAGGACTTGCCATTACCGGCGGATATGACGTAAAACTTTCCGAAGTACATGGAATGGCTCAGCGTGGAGGAAGCGTTGTAACATTTGTAAGGTACGGAGAACAGGTGGCAGAACCAATCGTAGAAGAAGGGCAGGCAGATGTGATTATCGCATTTGAACGTCTGGAAGCACTGAGATATGCACATTTCCTGAAAAAAGACGGAGCATTGATCATCAATGACTGGAGAATTGATCCGATGCCGGTTGTGATCGGGGCAGCAGAATACCCGGAAGACATTATTGAAACACTGGGGAAAGATCACAAAGTATATACAGTAAATGCAACAGAAGAAGCAAAAAAAATCGGTAATTCCAGAGTATTCAATCTGATTGTGCTTGGAGTTGCAGCACAGCACATGGACTTTACAAAAGAACAATGGTATGAGGTGATTGAAAAGACAGTTCCTCCGAAAACTATTGAGATAAATAAAAAGGCATTTGATGTTGGTTATCATTTATAA
- the iorA gene encoding indolepyruvate ferredoxin oxidoreductase subunit alpha — protein sequence MSEKVIMLGNEAIARGAYEAGVKVSAAYPGTPSTEISENLVKYKDSLYCEWSPNEKVATEVAIGASVAGVRAMSCMKHVGFNVAADPTYTVSYMGVNGGLVIVVADDPGLYSSQNEQDTRMVARAAQLPVIEPSDSSEAKEFIKVAFDLSEKFDRPFVYRTTTRLAHSQGLVELNERKEIEDKPYEKNIRKNVMMPGNAKLRHVEIEKRNLELAEAANTLPINKVEMNDTKIGVITSGIPYQYVKEALPEASVLKLGMVNPLPRKLIEEFASKVDTLYVVEELDPVIETQVKSWGIKAIGKEIFTVQGEYSANMLREAILKEELDISKPAQAPGRPPILCPGCPHRGVYYVLNKLKIHAAGDIGCYTLGAVAPLSVVDTTICMGASISSLHGMEKAKGKEYIKNWVAVIGDSTFLHTGVNSLMNMMYNKATGTVIILDNSTTGMTGHQDHAATGKTLQGDPTYAIDIPALCRAIGVKNVVEVNARDIQAVEKAVKEEIAKDEVSVIITKTPCVLLDKSKKPLYQTHTDKCKKCGMCMKPGCPAMTKNADGTVSIDDTMCTGCGLCASLCKFDAIELVKEGDR from the coding sequence ATGTCAGAAAAAGTAATTATGCTTGGAAACGAGGCGATTGCCAGAGGTGCATATGAGGCCGGAGTAAAGGTTTCGGCAGCATATCCAGGTACGCCTAGTACAGAGATCAGTGAGAACCTGGTCAAATATAAAGACAGTTTATACTGCGAGTGGTCACCGAATGAAAAAGTTGCGACAGAAGTAGCGATCGGTGCATCTGTAGCGGGGGTACGTGCGATGTCCTGTATGAAGCACGTTGGATTTAATGTGGCAGCAGACCCTACATATACAGTTTCTTATATGGGTGTAAACGGAGGACTTGTCATTGTTGTTGCGGATGATCCGGGACTTTACAGTTCTCAGAATGAGCAGGATACAAGAATGGTAGCACGTGCGGCACAGCTCCCTGTTATCGAGCCTTCAGACAGTTCAGAAGCAAAAGAATTTATCAAAGTAGCATTTGATCTGAGTGAGAAATTTGACCGTCCGTTTGTTTACCGTACAACAACAAGACTGGCACATTCCCAGGGACTTGTAGAATTAAACGAACGCAAAGAAATAGAAGATAAACCATATGAGAAGAATATCCGCAAGAATGTTATGATGCCGGGAAATGCAAAACTCCGCCACGTAGAGATTGAAAAGCGCAATCTCGAACTTGCGGAAGCTGCTAATACACTTCCAATCAACAAAGTAGAGATGAATGACACAAAGATCGGTGTAATCACCAGCGGTATTCCATACCAGTATGTAAAGGAAGCACTTCCGGAAGCATCTGTATTAAAACTTGGTATGGTAAATCCGCTTCCAAGAAAGCTGATCGAAGAATTTGCTTCAAAAGTAGATACCTTATATGTTGTAGAAGAACTGGACCCGGTGATTGAGACACAGGTTAAATCCTGGGGCATCAAAGCAATCGGAAAAGAAATCTTCACGGTACAGGGGGAATACAGTGCCAATATGCTCCGTGAGGCAATTCTGAAAGAAGAACTTGATATCAGTAAGCCTGCGCAGGCACCGGGAAGACCACCAATCTTATGTCCGGGATGTCCACACAGAGGTGTGTACTATGTACTGAACAAGTTAAAGATTCATGCGGCAGGTGACATTGGCTGTTATACACTGGGCGCAGTAGCACCACTTAGTGTTGTGGATACAACCATCTGTATGGGAGCAAGTATTTCAAGCCTTCATGGTATGGAAAAGGCAAAAGGAAAAGAATATATTAAGAACTGGGTTGCTGTGATCGGCGATTCTACATTCTTACATACGGGTGTCAATTCTCTGATGAATATGATGTATAACAAAGCAACAGGAACCGTCATCATCTTGGATAACTCTACAACCGGTATGACCGGACATCAGGATCATGCGGCAACAGGAAAGACACTGCAGGGAGATCCGACATATGCAATTGATATTCCGGCATTATGTCGTGCAATAGGTGTTAAGAATGTGGTAGAAGTCAATGCAAGAGATATTCAGGCTGTGGAAAAGGCTGTAAAAGAAGAGATTGCCAAAGATGAAGTATCCGTGATCATTACGAAGACACCATGTGTACTTCTGGACAAATCAAAGAAACCGTTATATCAGACGCATACAGATAAATGTAAGAAGTGTGGTATGTGCATGAAACCTGGATGTCCTGCAATGACAAAAAATGCTGACGGAACAGTGTCCATCGATGATACGATGTGTACTGGATGCGGACTTTGTGCAAGCCTGTGTAAATTCGATGCGATTGAGTTAGTAAAGGAAGGTGACAGATAA
- a CDS encoding pyridoxamine 5'-phosphate oxidase family protein — translation MRRKDREVTEMEEIQQIFDECKVCRIGIMDENGPYIVPVNYGYVREEGKVILYIHGAREGKKIDLIRKNANVGVEIDYRHELVEGDTACQYSYYYASIIGKGAASIIDNPREKLKALNVIMEHQTGRTFDEFQKNPNLEKAVAIIRIDLNEYSCKKHI, via the coding sequence ATGAGAAGAAAAGACAGAGAAGTAACAGAGATGGAAGAAATCCAACAGATTTTTGATGAATGCAAGGTGTGCAGAATCGGGATCATGGATGAGAACGGGCCGTATATTGTGCCGGTGAACTATGGATACGTAAGGGAAGAAGGAAAAGTGATCCTTTATATCCATGGTGCAAGAGAAGGAAAAAAGATCGATCTGATCAGAAAAAATGCAAATGTCGGAGTTGAAATTGATTACAGACATGAACTGGTGGAAGGAGATACCGCATGTCAGTACAGTTATTACTATGCAAGTATCATCGGAAAAGGAGCTGCAAGTATTATCGATAATCCAAGAGAAAAGCTAAAGGCCCTGAATGTTATCATGGAGCACCAGACCGGCAGAACATTTGATGAATTCCAGAAAAATCCAAATCTTGAAAAAGCGGTAGCAATCATTCGTATAGACCTGAATGAGTATAGCTGCAAGAAACATATATAA
- a CDS encoding cold-shock protein: MKGTVKWFNNQKGYGFISDAEGHDVFVHYSGLNMEGFKTLEEGQEVEYEVTEGAKGPQAVNVTPL, from the coding sequence ATGAAAGGTACTGTAAAATGGTTTAACAACCAAAAAGGCTACGGTTTCATTTCTGACGCTGAGGGTCATGATGTATTCGTTCATTATTCAGGACTGAATATGGAAGGATTCAAGACACTTGAAGAAGGTCAGGAAGTGGAATACGAAGTTACAGAAGGTGCTAAGGGCCCACAGGCTGTTAACGTAACACCACTCTAA
- a CDS encoding ABC-F family ATP-binding cassette domain-containing protein encodes MNLLTMEHITKAYTDRVLLNDVAFSINENEKIGVIGINGMGKSTLLKVAAGIEPYDEGKISIGNQVKICYLPQTPEFEEGTTVLRAAIADNVNELNQWTIEADARSMLNKLGFYDYDEKVEHMSGGQKKRIALVNALLTPADILVLDEPTNHLDNAMSEWLEEYLIGFRGAILMVTHDRYFLDRVATRIVEVDQGKLYSYPGNYSEFVKLKAERQDMALATERKRKSLLRTELEWLGRGARARSTKQKAHIDRIKAMQEIKDIQEEKKVVLDSVASRMGNKTIELQNISKSYGARKLIDDYSYIFLKNDRIGIIGPNGCGKTTLLKIINGIVKPDNGAIEIGQTIRIGYFSQENEYMDASMKVIDYVKEVGEYVTTSDGKITASQMLERFLFDGAMQWSKIEKLSGGEKRRLYLMRVLMSAPNVLILDEPTNDLDIQTLTILEDYLDHFDGIIITVSHDRYFLDRIVNRIFSFEGDGKVRQFEGGYSDYLIRKELEGLDTEMSLKGHAAGIEEQPKKAESSSKDTWKQREPKLKFTFKEQREFESIDDDIAKLEEKIETLDAQIAANATNSVKLRELMEKKEETENALDEKMDRWVYLNDLNEKIQDAKQQG; translated from the coding sequence ATGAATTTACTTACGATGGAGCATATTACGAAGGCTTATACTGACCGTGTCCTTCTGAATGATGTTGCATTCAGCATCAATGAGAATGAAAAGATCGGTGTGATCGGAATTAACGGAATGGGAAAATCTACGCTTTTAAAAGTGGCAGCCGGGATAGAACCATACGATGAAGGTAAGATCAGTATAGGAAATCAGGTCAAGATCTGTTATCTGCCGCAGACACCGGAATTTGAAGAGGGAACAACGGTGTTGCGTGCGGCAATCGCAGACAATGTGAATGAGCTGAATCAGTGGACAATTGAAGCAGATGCCAGATCCATGCTGAACAAGCTTGGCTTCTATGACTATGACGAGAAAGTAGAGCATATGTCCGGCGGTCAGAAGAAGAGAATTGCACTGGTCAATGCATTGCTTACACCGGCAGATATCCTGGTACTGGATGAACCGACCAACCACCTGGATAATGCGATGTCTGAGTGGCTGGAGGAATATCTGATCGGATTTCGCGGGGCAATCCTGATGGTTACCCATGACCGTTATTTTCTGGATCGTGTGGCAACCAGGATCGTGGAAGTAGATCAGGGGAAATTATACAGCTACCCTGGAAATTATTCGGAGTTTGTCAAGTTAAAAGCAGAACGTCAGGATATGGCACTGGCGACAGAAAGAAAGAGAAAGAGTCTTCTGCGTACAGAACTCGAATGGCTGGGAAGAGGTGCAAGAGCCAGAAGTACGAAGCAGAAAGCACACATTGACCGCATCAAGGCAATGCAGGAGATCAAGGACATTCAGGAAGAAAAGAAAGTGGTACTGGATTCCGTAGCGTCCCGTATGGGAAATAAGACGATCGAGCTTCAGAACATCAGTAAATCTTATGGAGCAAGAAAGCTGATCGATGACTACAGTTACATTTTCCTAAAAAATGACAGAATCGGAATCATCGGACCGAATGGCTGTGGAAAGACGACACTTCTTAAGATTATTAATGGGATTGTAAAACCGGATAATGGCGCGATCGAGATTGGGCAGACGATCCGGATCGGATATTTCTCTCAGGAGAATGAATATATGGATGCATCCATGAAAGTGATTGATTATGTCAAAGAAGTGGGAGAATATGTTACGACATCAGACGGAAAGATCACGGCATCCCAGATGCTGGAGCGCTTCTTATTTGACGGAGCCATGCAGTGGTCAAAGATTGAGAAGCTTTCCGGGGGAGAAAAGAGAAGACTGTACCTGATGCGTGTTTTGATGAGTGCACCGAATGTACTGATCCTGGATGAGCCGACCAACGATCTGGATATCCAGACGCTGACGATCCTGGAAGATTATCTGGATCACTTTGACGGAATTATCATCACGGTATCACATGACCGTTATTTCCTGGATCGTATTGTGAACCGTATCTTCTCATTTGAAGGAGACGGAAAAGTACGACAGTTCGAGGGTGGTTATTCGGATTATCTGATCCGCAAAGAACTGGAAGGTCTGGATACAGAGATGTCATTGAAAGGACATGCTGCCGGGATAGAGGAACAGCCGAAGAAGGCAGAAAGCTCTTCGAAAGACACCTGGAAACAGCGGGAACCAAAGCTGAAATTCACATTCAAAGAGCAGAGGGAGTTCGAGTCGATCGATGATGACATTGCAAAACTGGAAGAAAAGATTGAGACACTGGATGCACAGATTGCAGCCAATGCGACTAATTCGGTGAAATTGCGGGAACTTATGGAGAAAAAAGAAGAGACTGAGAATGCACTGGATGAGAAGATGGACCGATGGGTATATCTGAATGATTTAAATGAAAAGATTCAAGATGCAAAGCAACAGGGATAA
- a CDS encoding DUF975 family protein: MNWTRERLKTNGKIAFKKNYWACVAVAVIMGIITGLSSISGGRTGSGASQNSLYGNDGFSFSYHYGWGFPFAGLAIAMAAIILTIVIWALKIFVGNLLEVGGKRFFVLNKTENPTVGTMFDAFRSGHYVNIVLTMFLRELFTSLWTLLLVIPGIVKHYEYLMIPYILAENPGMDRKEAFQISKRMMDGQKMETFILDLSFLGWDILTVITCGMVGIFYASPYKQATFAELYAFNKAKAYEEGYIR, encoded by the coding sequence ATGAACTGGACAAGAGAAAGACTGAAAACAAATGGTAAGATTGCATTTAAGAAGAATTACTGGGCATGTGTGGCTGTAGCAGTGATCATGGGAATCATCACGGGACTTAGCAGCATAAGCGGAGGAAGAACCGGAAGTGGTGCTTCACAGAACAGTCTGTATGGGAATGACGGGTTTTCATTCTCATATCATTACGGATGGGGATTCCCATTTGCAGGGCTGGCAATTGCAATGGCTGCGATTATATTAACGATTGTAATATGGGCACTGAAGATATTCGTGGGAAATCTTCTGGAAGTAGGTGGAAAACGTTTCTTCGTATTGAATAAGACAGAGAATCCAACGGTTGGAACGATGTTTGATGCATTCCGTTCCGGACATTATGTGAATATTGTACTGACCATGTTCTTAAGAGAACTTTTTACATCCTTATGGACATTACTGCTGGTGATTCCAGGAATCGTGAAGCATTATGAATACCTAATGATTCCTTACATTCTTGCAGAGAATCCGGGAATGGACAGAAAAGAAGCATTCCAGATCAGTAAGCGTATGATGGACGGACAGAAGATGGAGACGTTTATTCTGGATCTGTCATTCCTTGGATGGGATATTCTTACGGTTATCACATGTGGAATGGTGGGGATTTTCTACGCTTCTCCATACAAGCAGGCAACTTTTGCAGAGTTATATGCATTTAATAAAGCAAAAGCATATGAGGAAGGATATATCAGATAA